One genomic segment of [Pasteurella] aerogenes includes these proteins:
- the rpsD gene encoding 30S ribosomal protein S4 gives MARYLGPKLKLSRREGTDLFLKSGVRAIDSKCKIDTAPGQHGARKPRLSDYGSQLREKQKVRRIYGILERQFRNYYTEANRLKGNTGENLLVLLEGRLDNVVYRMGFAATRAEARQLVSHKAIVVNGRVVNIPSFQVSVNDVVAVREKSKKQARIKASLELAEQREKPTWLEVDSAKMEGVFKRVPERSDLSADINEHLIVELYSK, from the coding sequence ATGGCAAGATATTTGGGTCCTAAACTCAAGCTCAGCCGTCGTGAAGGTACTGACTTATTCCTTAAGTCAGGAGTACGCGCGATTGATTCAAAATGTAAAATTGATACAGCACCCGGTCAACACGGTGCTCGTAAACCGCGTTTGTCAGACTATGGTAGTCAATTACGTGAAAAACAAAAAGTTCGTCGTATCTATGGTATTTTAGAGCGTCAATTCCGTAACTACTATACTGAAGCAAACCGCTTAAAAGGTAATACTGGTGAGAACTTACTTGTATTATTAGAAGGTCGATTGGATAACGTTGTTTATCGCATGGGCTTTGCTGCAACTCGTGCTGAGGCTCGTCAATTAGTGAGCCACAAAGCGATTGTTGTAAATGGTCGTGTTGTGAATATCCCATCATTCCAAGTTTCAGTTAATGATGTCGTGGCTGTTCGTGAGAAATCTAAAAAACAAGCACGTATTAAAGCATCATTAGAATTAGCAGAGCAAAGAGAAAAACCAACTTGGTTAGAAGTTGATTCTGCGAAAATGGAAGGTGTGTTCAAACGTGTTCCTGAACGTTCTGATTTATCAGCAGACATTAACGAACATCTGATCGTTGAGCTTTATTCTAAATAA